In a genomic window of Oncorhynchus keta strain PuntledgeMale-10-30-2019 chromosome 26, Oket_V2, whole genome shotgun sequence:
- the saal1 gene encoding protein saal1, which yields MGFRHWVRRGTGQALWTFLCEVVCEDLCQPDDPPFVLQEQKGLLVHALAVLSVLYACQDQEAEHSEADTLLPLVGSMLRVLQYHREVSSGPGQKEKKDGQEEEEEKVDEQLQALIQTTVEFLSDIITDLTKDAVCELVTRGYLTEKTCVPAVGSMLPQFSPAVHHLVFMLS from the exons ATGGGATTCAGACACTGGGTGAGAC GTGGGACGGGCCAGGCTCTATGGACCTTCCTGTGTGAGGTCGTGTGTGAGGACCTGTGTCAGCCAGACGACCCTCCGTTTGTTCTCCAGGAACAGAAGGGGTTACTGGTCCATGCTCTGGCTGTCCTGTCCGTCCTGTATGCGTGTCAGGACCAGGAAGCAGAGCACAGCGAAGCAGACACGC TTTTGCCTCTAGTTGGGAGCATGTTGAGGGTGCTGCAGTACCATAGAGAGGTCAGTTCAGGACCCGgacagaaggagaagaaggatggacaggaggaggaggaggagaaggtggatgAGCAGCTCCAGGCTCTGATCCAGACAACGGTCGAGTTCCTCTCTGACATCATCACTGACCTCACCAAG GATGCGGTGTGTGAGTTGGTGACGAGAGGTTACCTGACAGAAAAGACGTGTGTGCCAGCAGTAGGCTCTATGCTCCCCCAGTTCAGCCCTGCC GTACACCACCTGGTCTTCATGTTGTCATAA